GAGCGCTGAGGCTGAAGAGCCAAAGGCCTAAGTCAAAAGGACTACAAATGAGTGAACCCGCTGGTCTAACCGGCGGGTTTTCTCGTTTCCGGATCGATTTCGCCTATGACGGAACTGACTTCGCAGGCTTCTCCAAACAGCCAGAACTAAGGACGGTTCAGGGTGAACTACTTAGAGCACTGAGCGTAATCTTCGGAGACGACGATGCCGATTTTGGCATGCGGGTTGCCGGTCGAACCGATGCCGGAGTGCATGCCCTTGGTCAGGTTTGCCACGTTGATATCACTTCCGAGCAGCTGAAGAGGGCTGGACGATCGGGATTCACCGCATCACGGCTGCAGAGCCTTTTGCCCAACGAGATTGTCATTCACTCGATTGAGGCTGTCTCGGGAGACTTTGATGCGAGATTCTCGGCCGTCGGTCGCTCATACCGCTATCTGATAGTTGATGACTTGTCCCCTCGCTCTGCACTTTGCTCGCGCTATGAGCTCTGGATCCCCGGGGAACTGGATGTCGAGTTGATGAGTGAGGCCGCGAAGGTCTTGGTCGGATTGCATGACTTTGGGGCTTTTTGTAAGCCGCGTGAGGGAGCAACCACCATCAGACATCTCAAGACTCTGAAAGTCACCCGCTTTGCCGACAATGTCGAGGTATACCTTGAGGCAGATGCTTTCTGTCACAACCAGGTCAGATCGATGGTCGGCGCCTTGATTGCAGTTGGCCAAAAAAAGCTCACAATCAGCGAACTAGCGCAGATTCTCAAGGCTGCAAAACGAGTTTCCAAGTTCAAAGTCGTGGCTCCGCACGGACTTGCATTGACCGGTGTCGACTACCCAGATCCGAGCATGTGGCGCTCTCAGGCAGAAAAAGCCAGAAATTTGCGTTCCAGCGAGGAAATTTCCGTTTGACCTATTGGGTAATCCTGTCCTAAACTTGCACCTTGGTTCGGCTATGCCGAAAGGTTTGAAACCGCGTTAGATCTCGCGGAATCACACAAAAGAAACTACGAGGTAATTTAGCGTGCGTACTTATTCGCCAAAGGCCAGCGAGCTGAGCCACGAGTGGTTCGTCATTGACGCCACCGATGTTGTTCTAGGTCGTCTTGCAACCCACGCAGCTGCTCTGCTGCGCGGCAAGCACAAGCCAACCTTCGCTGCTCACATGGACAATGGTGACTTCGTCATCATCATCAACGCAGACAAGGTTGCACTGACCGGCTCAAAGCTTGCTCAGAAGAAGGCATACCGTCACTCTGGTTACCCAGGTGGTCTAACCGCGACCACTTACTCCGAGCTTCTGGAGAAGAACCCAGAGCGCGCAATCGAGAAGGCAATCCGCGGCATGCTGCCAAAGAACTCTCTCGGTGACCAGCAGCTAGGAAAGCTAAAGGTTTACAAGGGTGCAAACCACCCACACGTGGCACAGCAGCCAAAGCCATTCACCATTTCTCAGATCGCCCAGTAAGGACTAGACCGTGGCAGAGAACACCGCAATCGAGGCAGAGACCTCCTACACCACCGAGTCTGCACCAGCTAAGGCCGTGCGCTCACGCGGAGACCTATCCCAGCCAGGTGCTGGCACCGGCCGTCGCAAGGAGGCCGTTGCTCGCGTTCGCCTAGTACCAGGCAGCGGCAAGATCACCGTAAACGGTCGTACCTTCGAGGACTACTTCCCAAACAAGCTTCACCAGCAGCTCATCACCGACCCATTCAAGGTCCTTGAGCTACAGGGTGCTTACGACGTAATCGCACGCATCGATGGCGGCGGCAGCGCCGGCCAGGCTGGTGCACTGCGCCTTGGAATCTCTCGTGCACTAAACGAGATTGACAAGGACAACAACCGTCCTACCCTGAAGAAGGCTGGCTTCCTAAGCCGCGACGCTCGTGTTATCGAGCGCAAGAAGGCTGGTTTGAAGAAGGCCCGCAAGGCTAGCCAGTTCTCCAAGCGCTAACGAATACGCTTCTGCCATGGGCAGGCTATTTGGCACCGACGGCGTTCGGGGCATCGCTAACAAGGACATAACCGCAGATTTTGCGCTCAAATTAGCGCAGGCTGCGGCTTTTGTCCTTTCTGAGGAGGCTCGCTCTCGTGGCGATCGCCCTAGAGCGGTCATCGGCCACGACCCCAGAATCTCAAGCGACTTTATTTCTGCTGCCGTAGCGGCAGGCCTGGCCTCATCCGGCGTTGATGTTTTCGATGCTGGCGTTATTCCAACGCCAGGAGCTGCCTACCTGACCGCTGATCTCGATGCTGACTTCGGTGTCATGATTTCTGCCAGCCACAACTCCGCTCCCGATAACGGAATCAAGTTCTTCTCACGCGGTGGTCACAAGCTTCCCGATGCCACCGAGGACAAGATTGAAGCAGCGCTGGGCAGCGCCCTCACTCCAATCGGTTCCGAGGTTGGGCGAGTCACCAGATTCGCAGACGCCGAGGACCGCTACCTGCTTCACCTCTTGGGCACCATCCCACATCGCCTGGATGGAGTGAAGGTTGTCCTCGACTGCGCAAATGGCGCAGCCAGTGCAATCTCTCCTCAGGCATTCTCTGACGCCGGGGCCAAGGTCATCACCATTGGCAATGACCCAGATGGAAATAACATCAACCAGGGCTGCGGTTCCACTCACCTCTCTGCTTTGCAGGCGGCAGTGGTTGCACACGGTGCCGACCTTGGCATTGCGCACGATGGCGATGCGGACCGGTGCCTGGCCGTTGACCACACCGGAGCCATCGTTGATGGTGATCACATCATGACCGTGCTAGCCCTGGCGCTAAAGAACTCAGGTCAGCTAGCTAGGAACACCCTGGTTACCACCGTCATGAGCAATCTCGGTTTGAAGATTGCTATGCAGAATGCCGGTATTGGAATCATCGACACCAAGGTCGGCGATCGCTACGTTCTTGAAGCAATGCGCGAGGGTGGTTACTCCCTCGGTGGAGAGCAGTCAGGCCACATCATCTTCTCGCAGTATGCAACTACCGGTGACGGAGTCTTGACGGGTCTTCACCTGGCCGCACAGGTGGCTGCAACGGGTAAGTCGCTGCGCGAATTGGTTGCGGTTATG
The genomic region above belongs to Aquiluna sp. KACHI24 and contains:
- the truA gene encoding tRNA pseudouridine(38-40) synthase TruA gives rise to the protein MSEPAGLTGGFSRFRIDFAYDGTDFAGFSKQPELRTVQGELLRALSVIFGDDDADFGMRVAGRTDAGVHALGQVCHVDITSEQLKRAGRSGFTASRLQSLLPNEIVIHSIEAVSGDFDARFSAVGRSYRYLIVDDLSPRSALCSRYELWIPGELDVELMSEAAKVLVGLHDFGAFCKPREGATTIRHLKTLKVTRFADNVEVYLEADAFCHNQVRSMVGALIAVGQKKLTISELAQILKAAKRVSKFKVVAPHGLALTGVDYPDPSMWRSQAEKARNLRSSEEISV
- the rplM gene encoding 50S ribosomal protein L13 — translated: MRTYSPKASELSHEWFVIDATDVVLGRLATHAAALLRGKHKPTFAAHMDNGDFVIIINADKVALTGSKLAQKKAYRHSGYPGGLTATTYSELLEKNPERAIEKAIRGMLPKNSLGDQQLGKLKVYKGANHPHVAQQPKPFTISQIAQ
- the rpsI gene encoding 30S ribosomal protein S9; the encoded protein is MAENTAIEAETSYTTESAPAKAVRSRGDLSQPGAGTGRRKEAVARVRLVPGSGKITVNGRTFEDYFPNKLHQQLITDPFKVLELQGAYDVIARIDGGGSAGQAGALRLGISRALNEIDKDNNRPTLKKAGFLSRDARVIERKKAGLKKARKASQFSKR
- the glmM gene encoding phosphoglucosamine mutase gives rise to the protein MGRLFGTDGVRGIANKDITADFALKLAQAAAFVLSEEARSRGDRPRAVIGHDPRISSDFISAAVAAGLASSGVDVFDAGVIPTPGAAYLTADLDADFGVMISASHNSAPDNGIKFFSRGGHKLPDATEDKIEAALGSALTPIGSEVGRVTRFADAEDRYLLHLLGTIPHRLDGVKVVLDCANGAASAISPQAFSDAGAKVITIGNDPDGNNINQGCGSTHLSALQAAVVAHGADLGIAHDGDADRCLAVDHTGAIVDGDHIMTVLALALKNSGQLARNTLVTTVMSNLGLKIAMQNAGIGIIDTKVGDRYVLEAMREGGYSLGGEQSGHIIFSQYATTGDGVLTGLHLAAQVAATGKSLRELVAVMPNFPQVLVNVPGVDKSKVDSDPELQALVLQASEELGDRGRVLLRASGTENLVRVMVEASDQGTAQSWADRIALLVERRLAL